Genomic segment of Mucilaginibacter sabulilitoris:
TTTATCAACCTTAACAAAGGATGACTACGTTAAAGCATACTACTTGAATTGGAAGGAGGAAATACAATTAATTAACAAAGCTGTAAGTCATTAACCCACGGCTTTTAATGAAGAGTTATGTGTTGATCATCATGTAGTTGATCACCTGCACCAATACCTTTTTCTTTCCAGTACTTTTCTATGTGTTCCAAAGATTTACCTTTTGTTTCGGGGAGTAATTTGTATACGGTTACATATGCTATCACACAAAAGAAAGCAAAGAACCAAAAAGTACCGGCACTGCCAAAATTATCCAGGAGTATCGGGGTTAACTGCCCAACTATGGCATCGGCCACCCACATTACCATAATGCTTATGGCCAACGCCCTGCCACGTATGGCATTAGGGAATATTTCTGACGCCACCACAAATTTTAGCGGACCTATTGAAAAGGCAAAAAAAGCAAGAAAAGAAAGCACACAAACCAGTAGCGATATACTTGCGGTTGCACCGGTGTAAAAGCAAATACCCGTAGCGATAAGTGTTACCGTAGCGCCTGCTGTACCATATAAGTACAATGGGCGGCGCCCCCAGCTATCAACTTTCCAAATGGCAATAAGTGTAAACAGCATATTTGCCACGCCAAATATGATCTGGCTGATTAATGAATTACTTAGCGAAATGCCTGCATTGCTTAAAATACTTGGTCCATAATAAATAATAGCGTTAATACCGCTAAACTGCGAGAACAATGGTAACAATATGCCTATGAGCAAGGCTTTACGCATACCTGGCGCAAATAACTCTTTGTATGAACCCTGGTGTTTTATTATTGTATTTTCATGCGCAATATCTGGTTCGGTATTTCCGAATAAGCGCATGGTTATATTGGTAGCCTCTGCCCTGCGGCCTTTTTGTATCAGCCATCTCGGGCTTTCGGGTACAGCAAGTAAACCCAGCAAGAACAACAATGCCGGGATAGCCCCTAAACCAAGCATTGCCCGCCATATTTCCTTCTGAAAAAACCCTTCACCGGGCGACTGAGCAATGTAACTAACCAGACCCGCATTAGTAAGGTAGGCTGCCAGGATGCCAAGTGTAACAGCCAGCTGATAATAAGTAACTAATCTGCCCCTTATATTTGCCGGCGCAATTTCAGAAATGTACAGCGGCACTACGTTTGATGCTATCCCTATGCCTATACCGCCCAGTAACCGTGATGCAATTACCCAAAACAAAGATGGCATAAAGGCACAACCTAATGCAGAAAGTAGAAATAATACTGCTGATAGCAACAAAGGTGCTTTTCGTCCGAGGCGATCACTTACCTCACCCGAGAACGCTACACCAATAATGCAGCCTACCAGCCCCGATGACACAAACCATCCTTCCTGGGCCGCAGTTAAATGAAACTGTTTTTCAATCAGCGGTAGTACACCGGATACAACTGCTATGTCAAATCCGAACAGAAAACCACCGAGAGAAGCCACAAGGGTAATGGTACTCAATCTCAATTTTTTAACTTCTTTCATAATTATTTTACAGGTATTTGGTTAATGTTTGGCTATTGGTTGGCGCAGACATTGACGAGGGGCGCATTACCGGCTGGCCCTGAATAGGCTGAACAGTAAAATTCTTTAATCCTGAATAAACCTATACAGCCGGCATTTCAAATATATTGTTTTAATGTTTTAAATGCAGAAAAGGTATTATTAATGATCTGTTTATTTAACAAGCCCTTTTTCTAATGATGGGAGCAACATTTGATATAATCTCAAATAGTCCGATATTATCCGGCTCGGACAGCGGCACTTTTTCAAAAGAAATGATGGCATAATGAACGTTTATGATAGCTTCCAAAGCCATAGTCAAACGTTATTACAATTCGCCGTTCGCTCTGAGCAGTCTTTTGAACATTTTGGATTGTTGGCTTTGGTGACTTAAAGCTAAAAAAGCCCATTCCTTATAAAAAACATCTACTATTCAATTCAATCATAAGCTGATTTGTATATGAATTGTATATTCTGAAAACAAAAAGCCACTTACGAATTGGAATAAGTGACTGATTATCAGGTTTATAATATCTAAGTCAAACCGATGAACTCTTGCATGCCATCGCTATTTGATTGACTTTAAATAGTTTAAAGCAGCAAAACGAACAATACAAATAATCTAATAATCAGTTATTTAAAAAATCAGCAAAATAATGAGTCATTGCTCCTTTAAATCCTTTTAAACTACTTTAGAGGGTACTGGGATTACAGATAAACACTTTCAACCCTATTAATACGTAAATGCTCATTCAGTAAATGGGTTTAAAATAGTTGTTTGCCGCTTTGCATAACAACTAAAAAATATGGACATTAAAAGCCTCTCAATATCGTCCATTAACGATATTAATCCGGCGTTGGTAGATATTGAGGGTGCAAAGTACCCAGTATTTCGAACAAGCTCAAAAATGTTTAGTTTTTAGCAATGGTTTAGAATAACATAAGTCAATCATTTTAGGCATGTTACATTTATAATTTTCCCGGCAACTCAATAACGAACAGAAGCCATGTAACTTTAATTAAACTATTTTCATAAAATAACTATATGAAAATTGATGGCTCCGTTATTTAACCTCATCGAGTATTGGTTTCGCTAAACCTGTTAATTGTGTTTGTTGTGGTTTAAGTAATTCTAGCACCACCATTTCGTTTTTGCCCTTATTAAGCCACTCTGCTGGCAAATAAAGGGTTTGCTGTGGACCAATACTCCAATATTTACCCAAATTATGACCATTAACCCACACCATGCCTTTACCCCATTTTCGCATATCCAGGTAAGTGTCGGCTATATTTTCCAGATTGAATAAACCCTTTTTAATTACAGGAGCTGTACCCTGATATACTGTCGAACTATATTTAATGCCATCCAAATTTTTAAAAGGCAAACTATACATCTTCCAGTTGTTAAGCTCCTTGTTATCAAAAATTACTTTATCGGTTATGCCCTTTTTATTTTGGAGCAGGTATTTGCCAAAATTAACACGGCCCATGTTTTCAACCAGAATATCTAATGTTACTTTGCCGGCAGGCAGGGTAATATTAATAATATCCTGTTTTAGCCGCCTATCCAGTGTAGTAACGGTTTTACCGTTAATCATAATAATGGCGTAGTCCCTCAACTCACTAAGTTTAAGCAGGCCTTTTTTGCCCCCCTGCAATGTGGTGCGATACAGCACAAAACCATAATCCTGATTCAGGGTTTCAAAAGTAAGCGGCTTAGGATTTGTTTTTGGTGCTGGAAGATTGTTGAGCAAACTACCTGTTTGAGTTAACAATATAACCGGAATTTGCATTGCAGGCTTAGCTACAGGAACAGTAGGCAAATGCTGACCAGCAGGCAAGTACTTTTCAATAACACTCCTGAACGCCATAAACTTTGGTGTGGCGTTACCAGCCTCATCAAGCGGTGCGTCGTAATCATAACTGCTTATTTGCGGCTCATACGGGGTTTCATCTTTAAAATTCGCACCGTTCATGAATGCCCGGGTGCTACCACCGTGAAACATATACATATTGATGGAGATACCTGCAGCAAGGACAGAGTCTAACCGGCCTGCGTATTTTTCGGCAGGTATGGTGTGATGTTTTGTTCCCCACCAGTCAAACCAGGCTGGGTACCATTCTGCTATATAATAAGGGCCTTTCCCATCATGATTTTCGTTAATAATCTTTTTAACCTTAGCCGGATCGTCTAACCCGTTTACAGCGGGCAGCAAGCCCGGTAAATGACCTTTCATAAGATCAGGAGCCGGATCGCAGGTATAAAGCAAGCCGTCAAAACCGGCTTCCTTAAACAAT
This window contains:
- a CDS encoding sugar porter family MFS transporter, translated to MKEVKKLRLSTITLVASLGGFLFGFDIAVVSGVLPLIEKQFHLTAAQEGWFVSSGLVGCIIGVAFSGEVSDRLGRKAPLLLSAVLFLLSALGCAFMPSLFWVIASRLLGGIGIGIASNVVPLYISEIAPANIRGRLVTYYQLAVTLGILAAYLTNAGLVSYIAQSPGEGFFQKEIWRAMLGLGAIPALLFLLGLLAVPESPRWLIQKGRRAEATNITMRLFGNTEPDIAHENTIIKHQGSYKELFAPGMRKALLIGILLPLFSQFSGINAIIYYGPSILSNAGISLSNSLISQIIFGVANMLFTLIAIWKVDSWGRRPLYLYGTAGATVTLIATGICFYTGATASISLLVCVLSFLAFFAFSIGPLKFVVASEIFPNAIRGRALAISIMVMWVADAIVGQLTPILLDNFGSAGTFWFFAFFCVIAYVTVYKLLPETKGKSLEHIEKYWKEKGIGAGDQLHDDQHITLH
- a CDS encoding glycoside hydrolase family 35 protein — encoded protein: MFSRNKWRALFAGVLILTSLSTRAQTKHTFTLADSAFLLDGKPFQMISGEMHYPRVPREAWRARMKMAKAMGLNTIGTYVFWNLHEPEKGKFDFTGNNDVAEFVKIAQQEGLWVILRPSPYVCAEWEFGGYPYWLQNEKGLVVRSKELQYLNEYEKYIKEIGKQLAPLQINHGGNILMVQIENEYGSYGSDKQYLEINQKLFKEAGFDGLLYTCDPAPDLMKGHLPGLLPAVNGLDDPAKVKKIINENHDGKGPYYIAEWYPAWFDWWGTKHHTIPAEKYAGRLDSVLAAGISINMYMFHGGSTRAFMNGANFKDETPYEPQISSYDYDAPLDEAGNATPKFMAFRSVIEKYLPAGQHLPTVPVAKPAMQIPVILLTQTGSLLNNLPAPKTNPKPLTFETLNQDYGFVLYRTTLQGGKKGLLKLSELRDYAIIMINGKTVTTLDRRLKQDIINITLPAGKVTLDILVENMGRVNFGKYLLQNKKGITDKVIFDNKELNNWKMYSLPFKNLDGIKYSSTVYQGTAPVIKKGLFNLENIADTYLDMRKWGKGMVWVNGHNLGKYWSIGPQQTLYLPAEWLNKGKNEMVVLELLKPQQTQLTGLAKPILDEVK